The following proteins come from a genomic window of Panthera leo isolate Ple1 chromosome E2, P.leo_Ple1_pat1.1, whole genome shotgun sequence:
- the HSF4 gene encoding heat shock factor protein 4 isoform X1, which produces MQEAPAALPTEPGPSPVPAFLGKLWALVGDPGTDHLIRWSPSGTSFLVSDQSRFAKEVLPQYFKHSNMASFVRQLNMYGFRKVVSIEQGGLLRPERDHVEFQHPSFVRGREQLLERVRRKVPALRSDDGRWRPEDLGRLLGEVQALRGVQESTEARLRELRQQNEILWREVVTLRQSHGQQHRVIGKLIQCLFGPLQTGPSNAGAKRKLSLMLDEGSSCPTAAKFSACPLPGALLQDPYFIQSPLPETTLGLTSSHRARGPIISDIHEDSPSPDGTRLSPSSGGRREKGLALLKEEPASPGGEGEAGLALAPNECDFCVTAPPPLPVAVVQAILEGKGSFSPDGPRNAQQPEPRGLREVPDRGTLGLDRGMRSPENLLPPMLLRAPPESVEPAGPLDVLGPSHQGREWTLMDLDMELSLMQPLVPERSENELAVKGLNSPGPGKDSTLGAPLLLDVQAALGSPALSLPGALTIYSAPESRASYLGPGANPSP; this is translated from the exons ATGCAGGAAGCGCCAGCAGCGCTGCCCACGGAGCCGGGCCCCAGCCCCGTGCCTGCCTTCCTCGGCAAGCTGTGGGCGCTGGTGGGTGACCCGGGGACCGACCATCTGATCCGCTGGAGCCCG AGCGGGACCAGTTTCCTCGTAAGCGACCAGAGCCGCTTCGCCAAGGAAGTGCTGCCCCAATACTTCAAACACAGCAACATGGCGAGCTTTGTGCGGCAACTCAACATGT ACGGTTTTCGGAAGGTGGTGAGCATCGAACAGGGCGGCCTGCTGAGGCCAGAGCGCGACCACGTCGAATTCCAGCACCCGAGCTTCGTACGCGGCCGAGAGCAACTACTGGAACGCGTGCGGCGCAAG GTGCCTGCGCTGCGCAGCGACGACGGCCGCTGGCGCCCCGAGGACTTGGGCCGGCTGCTGGGCGAGGTGCAGGCTTTGCGGGGAGTGCAGGAGAGCACCGAGGCGCGGCTGCGGGAGCTCAGGCa GCAGAACGAGATCTTATGGAGGGAGGTGGTGACTTTACGGCAGAGCCATGGTCAGCAGCACCGGGTCATTGGCAAG CTGATCCAGTGCCTCTTCGGGCCACTTCAGACAGGGCCCAGCAACGCAGGAGCTAAGAGAAAGCT GTCCCTGATGCTGGATGAGGGGAGCTCATGCCCAACAGCAGCCAAATTCAGTGCCTGCCCCCTACCTGGTGCCCTCCTTCAGGATCCCTACTTTATCCAGTCG CCCCTCCCAGAGACCACCTTGGGCCTCACCAGCTCTCACAGGGCCAGGGGCCCTATCATTTCTGACATCCATGAAGACTCTCCATCCCCTGATGGGACCAGGCTTTCTCCTTCCAGTGGTGGCAGGAG GGAGAAGGGCCTGGCACTGCTCAAAGAAGAGCCGGCCAGTCCAGGGGGGGAAGGCGAGGCCGGGCTGGCTCTGGCCCCAAACGAGTGTGACTTCTGCGTGACAGCACCCCCACCGCTGCCTGTGGCTGTGGTGCAGGCCATCCTGGAAGGGAAAGGGAGCTTCAGCCCTGACGGGCCCAGGAATGCCCAACAGCCTGAACCAAGAGGTCTCAGGGAGGTACCTGACAG GGGAACTCTGGGCCTGGACAGGGGGATGCGGAGCCCAGAGAATCTTCTGCCTCCCATGCTGCTTCGGGCCCCccctgaaagtgtggagcctgcgggGCCCCTGGAT GTGCTAGGCCCCAGCCACCAAGGGCGAGAGTGGACCCTGATGGACTTGGACATGGAGCTGTCCCTG ATGCAGCCATTGGTTCCAGAGAGGAGTGAGAATGAGCTGGCAGTCAAGGGGTTAAATTCTCCAGGGCCAG GGAAGGACTCCACACTTGGGGCACCACTCCTGCTGGATGTCCAAGCGGCTTTGGGAAGCCCAGCTCTCAGCCTTCCTGGAGCTTTAACGATTTACAGCGCCCCTGAGAGCCGAGCCTCCTACCTGGGCCCAGGGGCCAATCCCTCCCCCTGA
- the HSF4 gene encoding heat shock factor protein 4 isoform X2, with protein sequence MQEAPAALPTEPGPSPVPAFLGKLWALVGDPGTDHLIRWSPSGTSFLVSDQSRFAKEVLPQYFKHSNMASFVRQLNMYGFRKVVSIEQGGLLRPERDHVEFQHPSFVRGREQLLERVRRKVPALRSDDGRWRPEDLGRLLGEVQALRGVQESTEARLRELRQQNEILWREVVTLRQSHGQQHRVIGKLIQCLFGPLQTGPSNAGAKRKLSLMLDEGSSCPTAAKFSACPLPGALLQDPYFIQSLSSYSPSQRPPWASPALTGPGALSFLTSMKTLHPLMGPGFLLPVVAGAPPPLPVAVVQAILEGKGSFSPDGPRNAQQPEPRGLREVPDRGTLGLDRGMRSPENLLPPMLLRAPPESVEPAGPLDVLGPSHQGREWTLMDLDMELSLMQPLVPERSENELAVKGLNSPGPGKDSTLGAPLLLDVQAALGSPALSLPGALTIYSAPESRASYLGPGANPSP encoded by the exons ATGCAGGAAGCGCCAGCAGCGCTGCCCACGGAGCCGGGCCCCAGCCCCGTGCCTGCCTTCCTCGGCAAGCTGTGGGCGCTGGTGGGTGACCCGGGGACCGACCATCTGATCCGCTGGAGCCCG AGCGGGACCAGTTTCCTCGTAAGCGACCAGAGCCGCTTCGCCAAGGAAGTGCTGCCCCAATACTTCAAACACAGCAACATGGCGAGCTTTGTGCGGCAACTCAACATGT ACGGTTTTCGGAAGGTGGTGAGCATCGAACAGGGCGGCCTGCTGAGGCCAGAGCGCGACCACGTCGAATTCCAGCACCCGAGCTTCGTACGCGGCCGAGAGCAACTACTGGAACGCGTGCGGCGCAAG GTGCCTGCGCTGCGCAGCGACGACGGCCGCTGGCGCCCCGAGGACTTGGGCCGGCTGCTGGGCGAGGTGCAGGCTTTGCGGGGAGTGCAGGAGAGCACCGAGGCGCGGCTGCGGGAGCTCAGGCa GCAGAACGAGATCTTATGGAGGGAGGTGGTGACTTTACGGCAGAGCCATGGTCAGCAGCACCGGGTCATTGGCAAG CTGATCCAGTGCCTCTTCGGGCCACTTCAGACAGGGCCCAGCAACGCAGGAGCTAAGAGAAAGCT GTCCCTGATGCTGGATGAGGGGAGCTCATGCCCAACAGCAGCCAAATTCAGTGCCTGCCCCCTACCTGGTGCCCTCCTTCAGGATCCCTACTTTATCCAGTCG CTGTCTTCTTACAGCCCCTCCCAGAGACCACCTTGGGCCTCACCAGCTCTCACAGGGCCAGGGGCCCTATCATTTCTGACATCCATGAAGACTCTCCATCCCCTGATGGGACCAGGCTTTCTCCTTCCAGTGGTGGCAGGAG CACCCCCACCGCTGCCTGTGGCTGTGGTGCAGGCCATCCTGGAAGGGAAAGGGAGCTTCAGCCCTGACGGGCCCAGGAATGCCCAACAGCCTGAACCAAGAGGTCTCAGGGAGGTACCTGACAG GGGAACTCTGGGCCTGGACAGGGGGATGCGGAGCCCAGAGAATCTTCTGCCTCCCATGCTGCTTCGGGCCCCccctgaaagtgtggagcctgcgggGCCCCTGGAT GTGCTAGGCCCCAGCCACCAAGGGCGAGAGTGGACCCTGATGGACTTGGACATGGAGCTGTCCCTG ATGCAGCCATTGGTTCCAGAGAGGAGTGAGAATGAGCTGGCAGTCAAGGGGTTAAATTCTCCAGGGCCAG GGAAGGACTCCACACTTGGGGCACCACTCCTGCTGGATGTCCAAGCGGCTTTGGGAAGCCCAGCTCTCAGCCTTCCTGGAGCTTTAACGATTTACAGCGCCCCTGAGAGCCGAGCCTCCTACCTGGGCCCAGGGGCCAATCCCTCCCCCTGA
- the NOL3 gene encoding nucleolar protein 3 isoform X1 translates to MGARTKGAHPDLEPAPTMGNAQERPSETIDRERKRLVETLQDDSGLLLDALLARGVLTGPEYEALDALPDAERRVRRLLLLVQSKGEAACQELLHCAQRTTRAPDPAWDWQHVGTGYRERSYDPSCPGHWTPEAPDLRTACPEPPRASDCDEAGVSGGSEAVSGTLEELDPEVEAEVSEGAEPELEPQMDPEPEPAPELVSEPEPEPEPEPDFEAGDESEDS, encoded by the exons ATGGGGGCTAGGACCAAAGGCGCTCACCCAGACCTGGAGCCAG cCCCCACCATGGGCAATGCGCAGGAGCGGCCCTCAGAGACGATCGATCGCGAGCGGAAACGCCTAGTGGAGACGCTGCAGGACGACTCCGGGCTGCTGCTGGATGCACTGCTGGCGCGCGGCGTGCTCACCGGGCCTGAGTATGAGGCGTTGGACGCGCTGCCTGATGCCGAGCGCAGGGTGCGTCGCCTGCTGCTGCTGGTACAAAGCAAGGGCGAGGCCGCCTGCCAGGAGCTGCTGCACTGCGCCCAGCGTACTACGCGCGCGCCAGACCCGGCCTGGGACTGGCAGCACGTGGGCACTG GCTACCGGGAACGCAGCTACGACCCTTCATGCCCTGGCCACTGGACGCCTGAAGCACCTGACTTGAGGACCGCTTGTCCCGAACCGCCCAGAGCTTCAGACTGCGACGAGGCTGGGGTTTCAGGGGGCTCGGAGGCAGTATCCGGAACCCTCGAGGAACTTGATCCGGAAGTGGAAGCTGAAGTCTCTGAAGGGGCTGAGCCAGAGTTGGAACCCCAAATGGATCCGGAACCAGAGCCAGCACCCGAACTAGTgtcagagccagagccagagccagagccagagcccgACTTTGAGGCGGGTGACGAGTCTGAAG ATTCCTGA
- the NOL3 gene encoding nucleolar protein 3 isoform X2, with translation MGNAQERPSETIDRERKRLVETLQDDSGLLLDALLARGVLTGPEYEALDALPDAERRVRRLLLLVQSKGEAACQELLHCAQRTTRAPDPAWDWQHVGTGYRERSYDPSCPGHWTPEAPDLRTACPEPPRASDCDEAGVSGGSEAVSGTLEELDPEVEAEVSEGAEPELEPQMDPEPEPAPELVSEPEPEPEPEPDFEAGDESEDS, from the exons ATGGGCAATGCGCAGGAGCGGCCCTCAGAGACGATCGATCGCGAGCGGAAACGCCTAGTGGAGACGCTGCAGGACGACTCCGGGCTGCTGCTGGATGCACTGCTGGCGCGCGGCGTGCTCACCGGGCCTGAGTATGAGGCGTTGGACGCGCTGCCTGATGCCGAGCGCAGGGTGCGTCGCCTGCTGCTGCTGGTACAAAGCAAGGGCGAGGCCGCCTGCCAGGAGCTGCTGCACTGCGCCCAGCGTACTACGCGCGCGCCAGACCCGGCCTGGGACTGGCAGCACGTGGGCACTG GCTACCGGGAACGCAGCTACGACCCTTCATGCCCTGGCCACTGGACGCCTGAAGCACCTGACTTGAGGACCGCTTGTCCCGAACCGCCCAGAGCTTCAGACTGCGACGAGGCTGGGGTTTCAGGGGGCTCGGAGGCAGTATCCGGAACCCTCGAGGAACTTGATCCGGAAGTGGAAGCTGAAGTCTCTGAAGGGGCTGAGCCAGAGTTGGAACCCCAAATGGATCCGGAACCAGAGCCAGCACCCGAACTAGTgtcagagccagagccagagccagagccagagcccgACTTTGAGGCGGGTGACGAGTCTGAAG ATTCCTGA
- the KIAA0895L gene encoding uncharacterized protein KIAA0895-like homolog isoform X1: MVLDSGAQVYEQAPPSPPASPSSLRHRLKPSDRDGTLLYPWPRSLALPLALSIPSALRPQPELQPFSELHLGHRGHMRRSESTYTVNSTGRRGGGTQGRAPPGRGRDPGGGTLRSAASLPHIAKSRKDAGRGASKSPCMLVALRPTNMDRERDKFFQSHYTYNPQFEYQEPMPTAVLEKYCEASGQFIHQAVGIIEAVLEKFGTYEHFEAATGGQLLTKCQIWSIVRKYMQKEGCAGEVVVQLSEDLLSQAVMMVENSRPTLAINLTGARQYWLEGMLRHEIGTHYLRGVNNARQPWHSAEGRLQYGLRPANPTEEGLASLHSVLFRKQPFLWRAALLYYTIHRASRMSFRQLFQDLARYVQDADVRWEYCVRAKRGQTDTSLPGCFSKDQVYLDGIVRILRHRQTIDFPLLTSLGKVSYEDVDHLRPHGVLDNTRVPHFMQDLARYRQQLEHIMATNRLDEAELGRLLPD, translated from the exons ATGGTGCTGGACTCAGGGGCTCAGGTGTATGAGCAGGCACCCCCCAGCCCACCAGCCAGTCCCTCGTCCTTGCGCCATAGGCTGAAGCCCTCAGACCGAGATGGGACACTGCTGTACCCCTGGCCTCGGTCCCTGGCCTTGCCCCTGGCTCTGTCAATCCCCTCAGCCCTGCGGCCCCAGCCTGAGCTGCAGCCCTTCTCAGAGCTGCACTTGGGCCACCGTGGCCACATGCGTCGCAGTGAGAGCACCTATACTGTAAATAGTACTGGACGGCGGGGGGGTGGCACCCAGGGTCGGGCCCCACCTGGACGGGGACGGGACCCAGGTGGGGGCACCCTGAGGTCTGCAGCCTCTCTTCCTCATATTGCTAAGAGTCGAAAGGATGCAGGCCGTGGTGCCAGCAAGAGCCCTTGCATGTTGGTGGCTTTGCGGCCAACTAACATGGACCGTGAGCGGGACAAGTTCTTCCAGTCCCACTATACCTACAACCCACAGTTCGAATACCAGGAGCCCATGCCCACGGCTGTGCTGGAGAAGTACTGTGAGGCTTCTGGACAGTTCATCCATCAG GCAGTAGGCATCATTGAGGCTGTCCTGGAGAAATTTGGTACCTATGAACACTTTGAAGCTGCAACTGGGGGCCAGCTGCTGACCAAGTGCCAGATCTGGTCTATTGTGCGCAAATACATGCAGAAGGAGGGCTGCGCTGGGGAG GTTGTTGTGCAGCTGAGTGAGGACCTGCTGTCCCAGGCAGTGATGATGGTGGAGAACAGCCGACCAACATTGGCCATCAACCTGACTGGAGCCCGCCAGTATTGGTTGGAGGGCATGCTGCGGCACGAGATAG GCACTCACTACCTGCGGGGAGTGAACAACGCCCGGCAGCCATGGCATAGCGCCGAGGGCCGGCTGCAGTACGGTCTGCGGCCAGCGAACCCCACGGAGGAGGGCTTGGCCAGCCTGCACAGCGTGCTGTTCCGCAAGCAGCCATTTCTGTGGCGTGCCGCACTGCTCTACTATACCATCCACCGCGCCTCGCGCATGTCCTTCCGCCAGCTCTTCCAGGACCTGGCGCGCTACGTACAGGATGCTGACGTGCGCTGGGAGTACTGTGTGCGCGCCAAGCGCGGGCAGACTGACACCTCGCTGCCGG GCTGCTTCAGCAAGGATCAGGTGTACCTGGATGGCATCGTGCGCATTCTCCGGCACCGCCAGACCATCGATTTCCCACTGCTGACTTCACTGGGCAAG GTGTCCTATGAGGATGTAGACCATCTGCGGCCCCATGGGGTACTGGACAATACCCGGGTGCCCCACTTCATGCAGGACTTGGCACGCTACCGGCAGCAGCTGGAGCACATCATGGCCACCAACCGGCTGGATGAAGCAGAACTGGGCCGCCTGCTGCCTGACTGA
- the KIAA0895L gene encoding uncharacterized protein KIAA0895-like homolog isoform X4 → MPTAVLEKYCEASGQFIHQAVGIIEAVLEKFGTYEHFEAATGGQLLTKCQIWSIVRKYMQKEGCAGEVVVQLSEDLLSQAVMMVENSRPTLAINLTGARQYWLEGMLRHEIGTHYLRGVNNARQPWHSAEGRLQYGLRPANPTEEGLASLHSVLFRKQPFLWRAALLYYTIHRASRMSFRQLFQDLARYVQDADVRWEYCVRAKRGQTDTSLPGCFSKDQVYLDGIVRILRHRQTIDFPLLTSLGKVSYEDVDHLRPHGVLDNTRVPHFMQDLARYRQQLEHIMATNRLDEAELGRLLPD, encoded by the exons ATGCCCACGGCTGTGCTGGAGAAGTACTGTGAGGCTTCTGGACAGTTCATCCATCAG GCAGTAGGCATCATTGAGGCTGTCCTGGAGAAATTTGGTACCTATGAACACTTTGAAGCTGCAACTGGGGGCCAGCTGCTGACCAAGTGCCAGATCTGGTCTATTGTGCGCAAATACATGCAGAAGGAGGGCTGCGCTGGGGAG GTTGTTGTGCAGCTGAGTGAGGACCTGCTGTCCCAGGCAGTGATGATGGTGGAGAACAGCCGACCAACATTGGCCATCAACCTGACTGGAGCCCGCCAGTATTGGTTGGAGGGCATGCTGCGGCACGAGATAG GCACTCACTACCTGCGGGGAGTGAACAACGCCCGGCAGCCATGGCATAGCGCCGAGGGCCGGCTGCAGTACGGTCTGCGGCCAGCGAACCCCACGGAGGAGGGCTTGGCCAGCCTGCACAGCGTGCTGTTCCGCAAGCAGCCATTTCTGTGGCGTGCCGCACTGCTCTACTATACCATCCACCGCGCCTCGCGCATGTCCTTCCGCCAGCTCTTCCAGGACCTGGCGCGCTACGTACAGGATGCTGACGTGCGCTGGGAGTACTGTGTGCGCGCCAAGCGCGGGCAGACTGACACCTCGCTGCCGG GCTGCTTCAGCAAGGATCAGGTGTACCTGGATGGCATCGTGCGCATTCTCCGGCACCGCCAGACCATCGATTTCCCACTGCTGACTTCACTGGGCAAG GTGTCCTATGAGGATGTAGACCATCTGCGGCCCCATGGGGTACTGGACAATACCCGGGTGCCCCACTTCATGCAGGACTTGGCACGCTACCGGCAGCAGCTGGAGCACATCATGGCCACCAACCGGCTGGATGAAGCAGAACTGGGCCGCCTGCTGCCTGACTGA
- the KIAA0895L gene encoding uncharacterized protein KIAA0895-like homolog isoform X2, protein MVLDSGAQVYEQAPPSPPASPSSLRHRLKPSDRDGTLLYPWPRSLALPLALSIPSALRPQPELQPFSELHLGHRGHMRRSESTYTSRKDAGRGASKSPCMLVALRPTNMDRERDKFFQSHYTYNPQFEYQEPMPTAVLEKYCEASGQFIHQAVGIIEAVLEKFGTYEHFEAATGGQLLTKCQIWSIVRKYMQKEGCAGEVVVQLSEDLLSQAVMMVENSRPTLAINLTGARQYWLEGMLRHEIGTHYLRGVNNARQPWHSAEGRLQYGLRPANPTEEGLASLHSVLFRKQPFLWRAALLYYTIHRASRMSFRQLFQDLARYVQDADVRWEYCVRAKRGQTDTSLPGCFSKDQVYLDGIVRILRHRQTIDFPLLTSLGKVSYEDVDHLRPHGVLDNTRVPHFMQDLARYRQQLEHIMATNRLDEAELGRLLPD, encoded by the exons ATGGTGCTGGACTCAGGGGCTCAGGTGTATGAGCAGGCACCCCCCAGCCCACCAGCCAGTCCCTCGTCCTTGCGCCATAGGCTGAAGCCCTCAGACCGAGATGGGACACTGCTGTACCCCTGGCCTCGGTCCCTGGCCTTGCCCCTGGCTCTGTCAATCCCCTCAGCCCTGCGGCCCCAGCCTGAGCTGCAGCCCTTCTCAGAGCTGCACTTGGGCCACCGTGGCCACATGCGTCGCAGTGAGAGCACCTATACT AGTCGAAAGGATGCAGGCCGTGGTGCCAGCAAGAGCCCTTGCATGTTGGTGGCTTTGCGGCCAACTAACATGGACCGTGAGCGGGACAAGTTCTTCCAGTCCCACTATACCTACAACCCACAGTTCGAATACCAGGAGCCCATGCCCACGGCTGTGCTGGAGAAGTACTGTGAGGCTTCTGGACAGTTCATCCATCAG GCAGTAGGCATCATTGAGGCTGTCCTGGAGAAATTTGGTACCTATGAACACTTTGAAGCTGCAACTGGGGGCCAGCTGCTGACCAAGTGCCAGATCTGGTCTATTGTGCGCAAATACATGCAGAAGGAGGGCTGCGCTGGGGAG GTTGTTGTGCAGCTGAGTGAGGACCTGCTGTCCCAGGCAGTGATGATGGTGGAGAACAGCCGACCAACATTGGCCATCAACCTGACTGGAGCCCGCCAGTATTGGTTGGAGGGCATGCTGCGGCACGAGATAG GCACTCACTACCTGCGGGGAGTGAACAACGCCCGGCAGCCATGGCATAGCGCCGAGGGCCGGCTGCAGTACGGTCTGCGGCCAGCGAACCCCACGGAGGAGGGCTTGGCCAGCCTGCACAGCGTGCTGTTCCGCAAGCAGCCATTTCTGTGGCGTGCCGCACTGCTCTACTATACCATCCACCGCGCCTCGCGCATGTCCTTCCGCCAGCTCTTCCAGGACCTGGCGCGCTACGTACAGGATGCTGACGTGCGCTGGGAGTACTGTGTGCGCGCCAAGCGCGGGCAGACTGACACCTCGCTGCCGG GCTGCTTCAGCAAGGATCAGGTGTACCTGGATGGCATCGTGCGCATTCTCCGGCACCGCCAGACCATCGATTTCCCACTGCTGACTTCACTGGGCAAG GTGTCCTATGAGGATGTAGACCATCTGCGGCCCCATGGGGTACTGGACAATACCCGGGTGCCCCACTTCATGCAGGACTTGGCACGCTACCGGCAGCAGCTGGAGCACATCATGGCCACCAACCGGCTGGATGAAGCAGAACTGGGCCGCCTGCTGCCTGACTGA
- the KIAA0895L gene encoding uncharacterized protein KIAA0895-like homolog isoform X3 — MVLDSGAQVYEQAPPSPPASPSSLRHRLKPSDRDGTLLYPWPRSLALPLALSIPSALRPQPELQPFSELHLGHRGHMRRSESTYTFEYQEPMPTAVLEKYCEASGQFIHQAVGIIEAVLEKFGTYEHFEAATGGQLLTKCQIWSIVRKYMQKEGCAGEVVVQLSEDLLSQAVMMVENSRPTLAINLTGARQYWLEGMLRHEIGTHYLRGVNNARQPWHSAEGRLQYGLRPANPTEEGLASLHSVLFRKQPFLWRAALLYYTIHRASRMSFRQLFQDLARYVQDADVRWEYCVRAKRGQTDTSLPGCFSKDQVYLDGIVRILRHRQTIDFPLLTSLGKVSYEDVDHLRPHGVLDNTRVPHFMQDLARYRQQLEHIMATNRLDEAELGRLLPD, encoded by the exons ATGGTGCTGGACTCAGGGGCTCAGGTGTATGAGCAGGCACCCCCCAGCCCACCAGCCAGTCCCTCGTCCTTGCGCCATAGGCTGAAGCCCTCAGACCGAGATGGGACACTGCTGTACCCCTGGCCTCGGTCCCTGGCCTTGCCCCTGGCTCTGTCAATCCCCTCAGCCCTGCGGCCCCAGCCTGAGCTGCAGCCCTTCTCAGAGCTGCACTTGGGCCACCGTGGCCACATGCGTCGCAGTGAGAGCACCTATACT TTCGAATACCAGGAGCCCATGCCCACGGCTGTGCTGGAGAAGTACTGTGAGGCTTCTGGACAGTTCATCCATCAG GCAGTAGGCATCATTGAGGCTGTCCTGGAGAAATTTGGTACCTATGAACACTTTGAAGCTGCAACTGGGGGCCAGCTGCTGACCAAGTGCCAGATCTGGTCTATTGTGCGCAAATACATGCAGAAGGAGGGCTGCGCTGGGGAG GTTGTTGTGCAGCTGAGTGAGGACCTGCTGTCCCAGGCAGTGATGATGGTGGAGAACAGCCGACCAACATTGGCCATCAACCTGACTGGAGCCCGCCAGTATTGGTTGGAGGGCATGCTGCGGCACGAGATAG GCACTCACTACCTGCGGGGAGTGAACAACGCCCGGCAGCCATGGCATAGCGCCGAGGGCCGGCTGCAGTACGGTCTGCGGCCAGCGAACCCCACGGAGGAGGGCTTGGCCAGCCTGCACAGCGTGCTGTTCCGCAAGCAGCCATTTCTGTGGCGTGCCGCACTGCTCTACTATACCATCCACCGCGCCTCGCGCATGTCCTTCCGCCAGCTCTTCCAGGACCTGGCGCGCTACGTACAGGATGCTGACGTGCGCTGGGAGTACTGTGTGCGCGCCAAGCGCGGGCAGACTGACACCTCGCTGCCGG GCTGCTTCAGCAAGGATCAGGTGTACCTGGATGGCATCGTGCGCATTCTCCGGCACCGCCAGACCATCGATTTCCCACTGCTGACTTCACTGGGCAAG GTGTCCTATGAGGATGTAGACCATCTGCGGCCCCATGGGGTACTGGACAATACCCGGGTGCCCCACTTCATGCAGGACTTGGCACGCTACCGGCAGCAGCTGGAGCACATCATGGCCACCAACCGGCTGGATGAAGCAGAACTGGGCCGCCTGCTGCCTGACTGA